A genomic window from Trueperella bialowiezensis includes:
- the rpsK gene encoding 30S ribosomal protein S11, with the protein MPPKSQSRRPRRTGRKNVLNGQAHIKSTFNNTIVSITDSKGEVIAQASAGMVGFKGSRKSTPYAAQLAAENAARRAMDQGLKKVDVFVKGPGSGRETAIRSLTASGLEVTSISDVTPQPHNGTRPPKRRRV; encoded by the coding sequence ATGCCACCAAAGTCTCAATCGCGCCGTCCGCGCCGTACCGGCCGTAAGAACGTCCTTAATGGACAGGCGCACATCAAGTCAACGTTTAACAACACGATCGTCTCGATCACCGATTCGAAGGGCGAGGTCATCGCTCAGGCGTCGGCTGGAATGGTCGGGTTCAAGGGATCGCGTAAGTCGACCCCATATGCTGCTCAGCTTGCCGCTGAGAACGCTGCACGCCGTGCCATGGATCAGGGCCTGAAGAAGGTTGACGTCTTCGTTAAAGGACCGGGTTCCGGCCGCGAGACGGCGATTCGTTCGCTCACCGCTTCCGGTCTTGAAGTGACGTCCATTTCCGACGTCACCCCTCAGCCGCACAACGGTACCCGCCCGCCGAAGCGTCGTCGCGTTTGA
- the infA gene encoding translation initiation factor IF-1: MAKEGVIEVEGTVQEALPNAMFRVELENGHVVLAHISGKMRQHYIRILPEDRVVVELTPYDLNRGRIVYRYK, translated from the coding sequence ATGGCGAAAGAAGGCGTCATAGAAGTAGAAGGCACGGTCCAAGAGGCCCTGCCGAATGCAATGTTTCGAGTCGAGTTGGAAAACGGGCACGTTGTGCTCGCGCATATCTCTGGCAAGATGCGTCAGCACTACATCAGGATCCTTCCGGAAGACCGCGTCGTCGTCGAGCTCACGCCCTACGACCTCAACCGTGGCCGGATTGTCTATCGCTACAAGTAA
- the rpmJ gene encoding 50S ribosomal protein L36, whose amino-acid sequence MKVKPSVKKICDNCKIIRRSGRVMVICDNPRHKQRQG is encoded by the coding sequence ATGAAGGTCAAGCCTAGCGTTAAGAAGATCTGCGATAACTGCAAGATCATCCGGCGCTCCGGTCGCGTCATGGTTATCTGTGATAACCCGCGGCACAAGCAGCGTCAGGGTTAA
- a CDS encoding M20 metallopeptidase family protein, translating to MSETAKYVPDMIAWRRHLHMYPEASFEEHETVAYLRDVLTKRAPSAKLSNPTPTSLLATFDTGKPGPTIGIRSDIDGLVMQEDRPDLEFASRNENRMHGCGHDGHMAVVLSAMAWVEDNLADLNGQVVGIFQHAEETPPGGAKEMVATGLFNDFDFIFGFHLWSTMPTGLIDIKEGPASANSDLWQMTFTGKGAHASTPEDSISPVIAAANMTSQLMSIAAVRVNGLQPAVVTTTYMEAGSANALNVIPPTAKIGGVVRTHSDDVQAKVRDVMGDLIAGAERANPGMEIELDYLVGYPMVWNDPARTAIVHELAEERFPGKIVTEPAMLGGEDFAEFSRVAPSTYVFVGAGNPDKGFDAGHHNPRFGIDEDSLEIALQLTIDVLKNRERLASG from the coding sequence ATGAGTGAAACAGCAAAATATGTACCCGACATGATTGCGTGGCGCAGGCATCTGCACATGTATCCGGAAGCTTCTTTTGAGGAGCACGAGACCGTCGCCTATTTGCGTGACGTGCTCACGAAGCGTGCCCCGAGCGCGAAGCTGTCGAACCCTACACCCACCTCTCTGCTCGCTACCTTTGATACCGGCAAGCCGGGCCCGACGATCGGGATCCGCTCGGACATTGACGGGCTCGTCATGCAAGAAGACCGCCCCGATCTTGAGTTCGCATCGCGCAACGAGAATCGGATGCACGGCTGCGGGCATGACGGGCACATGGCCGTTGTGCTGTCTGCTATGGCCTGGGTGGAAGACAACCTGGCCGATCTTAACGGCCAGGTCGTCGGCATCTTCCAGCACGCTGAAGAAACCCCGCCAGGCGGCGCTAAGGAAATGGTGGCAACCGGCCTGTTCAATGATTTCGACTTCATTTTCGGGTTCCACCTGTGGTCGACCATGCCCACCGGCCTGATCGACATCAAGGAAGGCCCGGCGTCAGCCAATTCCGATCTGTGGCAGATGACGTTCACCGGCAAGGGCGCACACGCGTCCACGCCGGAGGATTCGATCTCGCCGGTTATTGCCGCCGCCAACATGACCAGTCAGCTCATGAGCATCGCCGCGGTACGCGTGAACGGACTGCAGCCCGCCGTCGTCACCACCACCTACATGGAAGCCGGGAGTGCTAACGCGCTCAACGTCATCCCACCGACCGCAAAAATCGGTGGCGTGGTACGCACACACTCCGACGACGTGCAGGCGAAGGTCCGCGACGTGATGGGCGACCTGATTGCCGGCGCGGAGCGAGCCAACCCTGGCATGGAGATCGAGCTCGACTACCTTGTGGGATACCCGATGGTATGGAACGATCCTGCACGCACCGCGATCGTCCACGAGCTTGCCGAGGAGCGTTTCCCAGGCAAGATCGTCACCGAGCCGGCCATGCTTGGCGGTGAAGACTTCGCCGAGTTCTCCCGCGTGGCCCCGTCTACTTACGTGTTCGTGGGGGCGGGCAACCCGGATAAGGGGTTCGATGCGGGCCATCACAACCCGCGTTTCGGGATTGACGAGGACTCGCTAGAAATTGCATTGCAATTGACCATTGACGTGCTGAAGAATCGCGAGCGCCTCGCCTCCGGCTAG
- a CDS encoding ABC transporter substrate-binding protein yields the protein MKRIAAAITAATLALALAACSDSDSGSGNTGSEAPQEGYLATDLSGVKKVDEIAAMVPESVAADGKLTVGTNIFFAPAEFYAPDGVTPQGYDIDMGKAIAQVLGLEYEVQQAEFASIIPGIGTRYEIGIANFTINAERQETVNMLQYFEAGSAWAVPQGNPKGFDPADVCGKVIGVQSGTYQDEVLAEMNTTTCASNPIQVQQLSEQSAVTMRVASGQIDAMYTDSPVADYAASITDGKVERVGEVEDSAGFGVVVAKDDAELTAAIEAAMNHLMEEGHMADIFATWGITEGVSTKVAVNPAS from the coding sequence ATGAAGCGCATCGCAGCGGCCATCACGGCCGCAACACTCGCACTAGCACTGGCCGCCTGTTCTGACAGCGATTCCGGTTCTGGCAACACGGGATCCGAGGCACCTCAGGAAGGCTACCTCGCCACCGATCTTTCCGGCGTGAAGAAGGTCGACGAGATCGCGGCCATGGTCCCCGAATCGGTAGCTGCCGATGGCAAGCTCACAGTGGGCACGAATATTTTCTTTGCCCCCGCCGAATTCTATGCCCCTGACGGCGTGACTCCGCAGGGCTACGACATCGACATGGGCAAGGCAATCGCCCAGGTGCTCGGTCTTGAATACGAGGTTCAGCAGGCCGAGTTCGCCTCGATCATTCCGGGTATCGGCACCCGCTACGAGATCGGTATCGCGAACTTTACGATCAATGCCGAACGTCAAGAGACTGTCAACATGCTCCAGTATTTCGAGGCCGGATCCGCATGGGCAGTCCCCCAAGGGAACCCGAAGGGCTTCGACCCTGCTGACGTGTGCGGCAAGGTCATCGGAGTCCAGTCCGGCACCTACCAAGACGAGGTGCTTGCCGAGATGAACACGACGACGTGCGCGAGCAACCCGATCCAGGTTCAGCAACTGTCCGAACAGTCGGCTGTGACGATGCGCGTGGCCTCAGGTCAGATCGATGCCATGTACACCGATTCGCCCGTCGCCGATTACGCCGCATCCATCACGGATGGCAAGGTGGAACGTGTTGGCGAAGTGGAAGACTCGGCGGGCTTCGGCGTCGTCGTCGCTAAAGACGATGCTGAACTGACTGCCGCTATCGAAGCCGCAATGAACCACCTGATGGAAGAAGGCCACATGGCTGACATCTTCGCAACCTGGGGTATCACCGAGGGCGTGTCGACGAAGGTGGCTGTCAACCCGGCAAGCTAA
- the rplQ gene encoding 50S ribosomal protein L17: MPKPAKGPRLGGSPANERKIIANLCKALIHNEAVVTTEARARRVRPHMEKLITKAKKGDTYNRRLALKVLGDRESAYILFEELAPKFAERNGGYTRLTKLPHRKGDNAPMAMVELVLEPVSPKQAVVKEAEKAAQKAAAAEEEAAQSAESAESAESAESAESAPSADSPESADSAESADSAPSADSADEADSK, encoded by the coding sequence ATGCCCAAACCCGCGAAGGGTCCACGTCTCGGAGGCAGCCCGGCCAACGAGCGTAAGATTATTGCTAACCTGTGCAAGGCTCTCATCCACAATGAGGCCGTGGTGACCACGGAGGCTCGTGCACGCCGGGTGCGTCCGCACATGGAAAAGCTCATCACTAAGGCTAAGAAGGGTGACACGTACAATCGTCGTCTGGCCCTCAAGGTTCTCGGTGACCGCGAGAGCGCCTACATTCTATTCGAGGAGCTCGCTCCGAAGTTTGCGGAGCGTAACGGCGGCTACACTCGCCTGACGAAGCTTCCGCACCGTAAGGGCGACAACGCGCCGATGGCGATGGTTGAGCTCGTGCTTGAGCCGGTGTCGCCGAAGCAGGCAGTTGTTAAGGAAGCGGAGAAGGCTGCACAGAAGGCTGCTGCCGCTGAGGAAGAGGCTGCACAGTCGGCAGAGTCTGCTGAAAGTGCCGAGAGCGCCGAGAGCGCTGAGTCGGCGCCGAGTGCTGATTCACCGGAGTCGGCAGACTCCGCTGAGTCGGCTGACTCGGCTCCAAGCGCTGATTCCGCTGACGAGGCTGACAGCAAGTAA
- a CDS encoding DNA-directed RNA polymerase subunit alpha: protein MIIEQRPTLTEEKISDTRSRFTLDPLEPGFGYTLGNSLRRTLLSSIPGAAVTSVHIDGVLHEFSTIAGCKEDVAEIILNLKELVVTSEHDEPVLMYLRKQGPGEVLASDITPPSGVEIHNPDLVIATLNDKGKIEVDLTVERGRGYVSAAQNNSPDYEIGRIPIDSIYSPVVKVSYKVEATRVGQRTDFDKLIVDVETKPSTAPRDAFASAGKTLVELFGLTTELNEEVEGLELKEAPVVEQQSSDLQHPITILNLPARSQNCLQREGIHTIGELVMRSEADLLDIRNFGAKSIEDVKDELAKLDLRLKDSPAGYMSGFGEESYGMQFSDDA from the coding sequence GTGATCATTGAACAGCGACCCACTCTCACGGAAGAGAAGATTTCCGATACGCGTTCGCGTTTCACGCTCGATCCGCTCGAGCCGGGTTTCGGCTACACGCTGGGTAACTCCCTGCGCCGTACGCTGCTTTCGTCGATTCCAGGTGCAGCTGTCACGTCGGTACATATCGACGGCGTCCTGCACGAGTTTTCGACGATTGCTGGCTGCAAAGAAGATGTTGCCGAGATCATTTTGAACCTGAAGGAACTCGTTGTGACCTCTGAGCACGACGAACCGGTTCTCATGTATCTGCGTAAGCAAGGGCCAGGCGAAGTGCTGGCTTCGGATATCACCCCGCCGTCGGGCGTGGAAATCCACAACCCGGATCTGGTTATTGCCACGTTGAATGACAAGGGCAAGATCGAGGTTGACCTGACTGTCGAGCGTGGCCGCGGGTATGTCTCTGCCGCGCAGAACAACTCCCCGGACTACGAGATCGGTCGGATCCCGATTGATTCGATCTACTCGCCTGTCGTCAAGGTTTCCTACAAGGTGGAGGCCACCCGTGTGGGCCAGCGTACCGATTTCGACAAGCTGATCGTCGACGTCGAGACCAAGCCGTCCACTGCGCCTCGTGACGCGTTTGCGTCAGCCGGTAAGACGCTCGTCGAACTGTTCGGGCTGACCACCGAGCTGAACGAAGAAGTCGAAGGCCTCGAACTGAAGGAAGCCCCGGTTGTCGAGCAGCAGTCCTCGGACCTGCAGCACCCGATCACGATCTTGAATCTGCCTGCTCGTTCGCAGAACTGTCTGCAGCGTGAAGGTATTCACACGATCGGTGAACTTGTGATGCGTTCTGAAGCTGATCTTCTTGATATTCGTAACTTCGGTGCGAAGTCAATCGAGGATGTTAAGGACGAGCTTGCCAAGCTTGATCTGCGTTTGAAGGATTCGCCTGCCGGCTACATGTCCGGGTTCGGTGAAGAATCCTACGGCATGCAGTTCAGCGACGACGCATAA
- a CDS encoding ROK family protein, whose protein sequence is MEQEGTLVTLSVDCGGGGIKSTLLDAGGFQISGVVRTPVPYPFSPADLLHVVEDQLAQIGEGTPAHIDRITLGMPGMIRRGVVVYTPHYIRRAGPHTRILPNLEHAWTGQDMQAALEARFGVPALVLNDAEVAAAGIVSGRGLELVLTLGTGLGSAFLDDGVLAPHLEISHAPMRWGLVYDDVVGEHERIRLGDSAWSRRVLKAVESLWPVFRWDALYIGGGNACRISDSVRARMPEVNFVPNMAGMQGGVRAWSMVSREDRAL, encoded by the coding sequence ATGGAACAAGAAGGGACACTGGTGACGCTGTCCGTTGATTGCGGCGGGGGCGGCATTAAGTCGACCCTGTTGGATGCGGGCGGCTTCCAGATCAGTGGCGTGGTGCGCACGCCTGTTCCATACCCGTTCTCACCAGCTGATTTGCTGCACGTGGTGGAAGATCAGCTCGCACAAATTGGGGAAGGAACCCCGGCTCACATTGACCGGATTACTCTGGGAATGCCCGGGATGATTCGCCGCGGAGTGGTCGTCTATACCCCGCATTACATTCGCCGAGCCGGGCCGCACACACGGATTTTGCCGAATCTCGAGCATGCCTGGACTGGTCAGGATATGCAGGCCGCTCTCGAAGCACGCTTCGGCGTCCCAGCGCTTGTTCTCAACGACGCCGAAGTTGCCGCAGCAGGTATTGTGTCCGGGCGCGGACTGGAACTCGTGCTCACGTTGGGCACCGGGCTTGGTTCTGCTTTTCTTGACGACGGCGTGCTCGCACCTCACTTAGAGATTTCACACGCTCCGATGCGGTGGGGTCTCGTTTACGACGACGTCGTGGGCGAACATGAACGGATCCGGCTTGGTGATTCGGCGTGGTCGCGTCGCGTGCTTAAGGCGGTGGAGTCGCTGTGGCCGGTGTTCCGCTGGGATGCCCTCTACATTGGCGGTGGTAATGCCTGCCGTATTTCAGATTCGGTGCGTGCGCGTATGCCAGAAGTTAATTTTGTGCCGAACATGGCGGGCATGCAGGGCGGGGTGCGCGCTTGGTCGATGGTCAGCCGTGAGGATCGCGCACTTTAA
- a CDS encoding methylglyoxal synthase — protein sequence MRIALVAHDGKKQELLEWTQYNFPVLKEHILCGTGTTATLIRNETGLDVEILKSGPKGGDAQIGARIVEDRLDALFFFWDPEAAQPHDPDVKALLRLATQYNIPVAMNRATADILVGSPLFYEDGYERALYNPQMRDPYAVIDQAEQAVI from the coding sequence ATGAGAATCGCGCTTGTTGCCCACGATGGTAAGAAGCAGGAACTGCTGGAATGGACGCAGTACAATTTCCCCGTGCTCAAGGAGCACATTTTGTGCGGTACGGGAACGACGGCGACGCTGATTCGCAACGAGACAGGCCTCGACGTTGAAATCTTGAAATCCGGCCCGAAGGGTGGCGACGCCCAGATCGGCGCACGAATCGTAGAAGACCGCCTAGACGCGCTGTTCTTCTTCTGGGATCCCGAAGCGGCACAGCCGCACGATCCTGACGTCAAGGCGTTGCTACGCCTTGCTACCCAATACAACATCCCGGTCGCGATGAACCGCGCAACCGCCGACATCCTCGTCGGCAGCCCGCTGTTCTACGAAGACGGCTATGAACGTGCACTGTACAACCCGCAGATGCGCGATCCTTACGCCGTGATCGACCAGGCCGAGCAAGCAGTCATCTAA
- a CDS encoding amino acid ABC transporter permease, whose translation MHRKKGESIELIDAVPVRHWGRYISALIAAIVAVMIANALITNPNWHWDVVWENLFRPEVMRAVGWTLALTVGAMVLGIIMAVTMAIMRRSTNPVLRGVAMAYIWFFRGTPIYTQLIFWGLIGTLYTTITVGIPWTSVEFFTIDPNRLVPGDLQRTMFIYAVLGLGLNEGAYLSEIVRSGLNSVDAGQEEAARALGMSRSQVLRRIIFPQAMRVIIPPTGNETISMLKTTSLVSAVPFTLDLTYVTNAMGFAALRPIPWLLIAVIWYLVITSVLMVGQHFIEQYYGKGVKDANVDTLSRRGKARLRKSRQAAINSAGTTSDDPFIEYTP comes from the coding sequence ATGCACCGCAAGAAAGGCGAGTCGATCGAGCTTATCGACGCCGTACCCGTTCGCCACTGGGGCCGCTACATTTCGGCGCTCATCGCCGCAATCGTGGCCGTCATGATCGCCAACGCGCTGATCACCAACCCTAACTGGCATTGGGACGTCGTGTGGGAGAACCTGTTCCGCCCCGAAGTCATGCGGGCCGTGGGCTGGACCCTCGCCCTGACGGTCGGAGCCATGGTGCTCGGCATCATCATGGCGGTGACGATGGCGATCATGCGCCGCTCCACCAATCCCGTTCTACGTGGGGTGGCGATGGCCTACATCTGGTTCTTCCGCGGCACGCCAATCTACACGCAGCTGATCTTCTGGGGTTTGATCGGAACCCTGTACACGACGATCACCGTGGGCATTCCGTGGACGAGCGTCGAGTTCTTCACGATCGACCCGAACCGGCTCGTACCCGGTGATCTGCAGCGCACCATGTTCATCTACGCTGTGCTTGGCCTCGGGCTGAACGAGGGCGCCTACCTGTCGGAGATCGTGCGCTCCGGGCTCAACTCGGTCGACGCCGGCCAAGAAGAGGCCGCACGAGCGCTCGGCATGTCGCGTTCTCAGGTGTTGCGCCGGATCATTTTCCCGCAGGCGATGCGCGTGATCATTCCGCCTACGGGCAACGAGACGATTTCGATGCTGAAGACGACGTCGCTCGTCTCGGCCGTCCCTTTCACTCTCGACCTCACGTACGTTACGAACGCCATGGGCTTCGCCGCGCTGCGGCCTATCCCCTGGCTACTGATCGCCGTGATCTGGTACCTCGTGATCACATCTGTGCTCATGGTTGGCCAGCATTTCATCGAACAGTACTACGGTAAGGGCGTGAAAGACGCGAACGTTGACACCCTGTCCCGGCGAGGCAAGGCGCGGCTGCGCAAGTCGCGCCAGGCTGCGATCAACTCGGCAGGTACTACCTCCGACGACCCGTTCATCGAGTACACCCCGTAA
- a CDS encoding AbgT family transporter, which produces MSQQSKTAPRKGLLNRFLNFVEWSGNKLPDPIVIFFLLCVGVLGLSAVAGLANWSAVHPGTGEIITAVNLLSTDGMRLVIGESTKNFGAFPPLGMVLIVMLGIGVAERSGWFEVALQNAATSAPKVLIIPSIAFIGLLGNIAGDAAPIVLPPLAAMIFLKMGWHPVAGIALGYASATGGFAANLMIGMSDALVQGFTQPAAEMIDPTITTNVAMNWYFIAASVFVLLPVFWFVTSKITIPRLGVYNPADGDDVGSSSVEINAAQRSGNRWAFVSIAVMAVILVALCIPENSFMRNAETGSLTTNSPLMNGIALLLAIFFFVPGLIYGIKAGTIKKSSDATRMMTESMAQMASFIVIVFFASQMLAYITASNMGAILAVHGANLLKGQHGIVLILGIIIISSFINIFIGSASAKWAILAPIFVPMMMLLDYHPAFTQMIYRIGDGITNPITPMFPYFALVLAVAQRYVKKIGMGTFIATLLPYSIAVGVVWTAMMIVWYLLGLPLGPGGPIYL; this is translated from the coding sequence ATGTCACAGCAATCTAAGACAGCGCCACGCAAAGGTCTTCTCAACAGGTTCTTAAACTTCGTTGAATGGTCCGGCAATAAGCTCCCGGATCCCATTGTTATTTTCTTCCTCTTGTGCGTGGGTGTTCTCGGCCTATCCGCCGTCGCCGGGCTCGCCAACTGGAGTGCGGTCCACCCTGGAACTGGCGAAATAATCACGGCCGTCAATCTTCTATCAACTGACGGCATGCGCCTCGTGATCGGCGAATCCACAAAGAATTTCGGTGCGTTTCCGCCGCTTGGCATGGTGCTTATCGTCATGCTTGGCATCGGCGTGGCTGAACGTTCAGGGTGGTTTGAAGTCGCGTTGCAGAATGCGGCCACGTCCGCACCGAAGGTATTGATCATCCCGTCGATCGCGTTCATCGGCTTGCTCGGCAACATTGCTGGCGACGCCGCTCCCATCGTTTTGCCGCCGCTTGCCGCAATGATTTTCCTCAAGATGGGCTGGCACCCAGTGGCCGGTATCGCGCTCGGTTACGCGTCCGCCACCGGCGGCTTCGCAGCCAACCTGATGATCGGCATGTCCGACGCCCTCGTCCAAGGTTTCACACAGCCGGCCGCCGAAATGATCGACCCGACCATCACCACGAACGTGGCCATGAACTGGTACTTCATCGCAGCCTCCGTATTCGTACTACTGCCCGTGTTCTGGTTCGTCACCTCGAAAATCACGATCCCACGGCTTGGCGTCTACAACCCAGCCGACGGCGACGACGTCGGGTCCAGCTCCGTTGAGATCAATGCCGCGCAACGGTCTGGAAACCGGTGGGCCTTCGTGTCCATCGCGGTCATGGCCGTGATCCTCGTTGCCCTATGCATCCCGGAAAACTCGTTCATGCGCAATGCCGAAACCGGCTCGCTGACCACGAATTCGCCACTCATGAACGGTATCGCACTGCTGCTTGCCATCTTCTTCTTCGTCCCCGGCCTCATCTACGGCATCAAGGCAGGCACGATTAAGAAGTCTTCGGACGCCACCCGAATGATGACTGAATCCATGGCGCAGATGGCATCGTTCATCGTCATCGTGTTCTTCGCCTCGCAGATGCTCGCCTACATCACGGCCTCTAACATGGGCGCGATCTTGGCCGTTCACGGAGCCAACCTGCTCAAGGGCCAGCACGGGATTGTGCTCATCCTCGGGATTATCATCATCTCGTCTTTTATCAACATTTTCATCGGTTCGGCCTCGGCAAAGTGGGCAATCCTCGCGCCGATCTTCGTGCCGATGATGATGCTACTCGACTACCATCCGGCCTTCACGCAGATGATCTACCGGATCGGCGACGGCATCACGAACCCGATCACGCCGATGTTCCCCTACTTCGCACTGGTGCTGGCCGTCGCACAGCGCTACGTGAAGAAGATTGGCATGGGCACGTTCATCGCAACGCTACTGCCCTACTCGATCGCAGTGGGCGTGGTGTGGACTGCCATGATGATCGTGTGGTACCTGCTCGGCCTGCCACTGGGCCCGGGCGGACCGATCTATCTGTAG
- the truA gene encoding tRNA pseudouridine(38-40) synthase TruA, with product MRIRIDLSYDGAGFHGWAAQPGLRTVQGVLEEALSMVLQEPIVLTVAGRTDAGVHAAGQTAHFDVAESAWARLPGRSDREPGESLVRKLNAITARGADGPPGYTDVVVKRAIEVSSDFDARFSALWRSYSYRIADGVANWDPRRSDVLWLESELDVDAMNRAAQPLLGEHDFLSFCKPREGASTVRTLLDLGFRRESAGSAAGGASCETGGGGLIVGYAKGDAFCHSQVRTLMGTLIEVGRGARSEDWPAHRLAEAARTGEVIVAPAHPLTLEEVGYPDPANYAQQARAARRYRGNRG from the coding sequence ATGCGAATTCGGATTGACCTCAGTTACGACGGCGCGGGCTTTCACGGCTGGGCCGCCCAACCCGGCCTGCGCACCGTGCAAGGCGTGCTCGAAGAAGCTCTCTCGATGGTGTTGCAGGAGCCAATTGTTCTCACCGTGGCCGGGCGTACCGACGCGGGCGTGCATGCCGCCGGGCAGACCGCACACTTCGACGTGGCCGAAAGCGCATGGGCTAGGCTTCCCGGGCGTTCCGACCGGGAGCCGGGGGAGTCGCTCGTGCGCAAACTCAACGCGATCACCGCCCGGGGCGCGGATGGGCCGCCCGGGTATACGGACGTCGTCGTCAAACGTGCAATAGAGGTAAGTAGCGATTTTGACGCCCGCTTTTCCGCGCTGTGGCGCAGCTATTCCTACCGGATCGCCGACGGCGTGGCGAACTGGGATCCCCGCCGCTCAGACGTGCTGTGGCTGGAGAGCGAGCTCGATGTCGACGCAATGAACCGGGCAGCCCAGCCACTACTAGGTGAACATGACTTTTTGTCCTTTTGTAAGCCACGCGAAGGAGCGTCCACCGTGCGGACGCTGTTAGACCTCGGCTTTCGCCGAGAAAGCGCTGGGAGCGCAGCCGGTGGGGCTAGTTGTGAGACTGGCGGTGGCGGGTTGATTGTCGGTTATGCGAAGGGTGATGCGTTCTGCCACTCGCAGGTGCGTACGCTCATGGGCACTCTGATCGAGGTCGGCAGGGGAGCCCGTAGCGAAGACTGGCCAGCACACAGGCTTGCGGAGGCTGCTCGCACTGGAGAAGTGATTGTGGCACCGGCTCACCCGCTCACCTTGGAGGAAGTTGGCTATCCGGATCCGGCAAACTACGCACAACAGGCCCGCGCGGCTCGCCGATACCGAGGTAACAGGGGTTGA
- a CDS encoding amino acid ABC transporter ATP-binding protein, translating into MVEVRDVHKFFGDLHVLRGVSFDVARGSVTTILGPSGSGKSTILRCINVLEPIQAGSIVVDGELMGYEERNGKLYELSDKAIAKQRSHIGMVFQRFNLFPHMTALENVMEAPVQVKGLSQDEAKAAANELLAQVGLADRAEHYPSELSGGQQQRVAIARALAMEPELMLFDEPTSALDPELVGEVLAVMKNLAAQGMTMVVVTHEVGFAREVSDQVILMDEGMIVEAGSPADIFDNPKNPRTKDFLGKVL; encoded by the coding sequence ATGGTAGAAGTGCGTGACGTTCACAAGTTTTTTGGGGACCTGCACGTGCTGCGCGGGGTGAGTTTCGACGTCGCACGAGGATCAGTCACCACGATTCTCGGCCCGTCTGGATCTGGTAAATCCACGATCTTGCGTTGTATCAACGTGCTCGAACCGATTCAGGCCGGGTCGATCGTCGTCGACGGCGAACTTATGGGTTACGAAGAACGTAACGGTAAGCTTTACGAGCTGAGTGACAAGGCAATCGCGAAGCAGCGCAGCCATATCGGCATGGTGTTCCAACGGTTCAACCTGTTTCCACACATGACAGCGTTGGAGAACGTTATGGAGGCTCCGGTCCAGGTCAAGGGGTTGAGCCAAGACGAGGCGAAAGCCGCGGCGAACGAGTTGCTGGCGCAGGTCGGCCTGGCGGATCGTGCCGAACACTATCCCAGTGAGCTTTCTGGCGGCCAGCAGCAACGCGTGGCGATCGCCCGGGCGTTGGCCATGGAGCCAGAGCTCATGCTTTTTGACGAGCCTACATCTGCACTTGACCCGGAGCTCGTCGGTGAGGTTCTTGCTGTCATGAAGAACCTGGCAGCTCAGGGTATGACGATGGTGGTGGTCACCCACGAAGTGGGCTTCGCCCGCGAAGTCTCCGATCAGGTGATTCTCATGGACGAGGGAATGATCGTCGAGGCCGGATCGCCTGCAGACATTTTTGATAATCCGAAGAACCCGCGTACGAAGGATTTCCTCGGCAAGGTGCTCTAA
- the rpsM gene encoding 30S ribosomal protein S13 — translation MARLSGVDLPRDKRVEVALTYIFGIGRTRARESLEATGVNPDTRVRDLTEEDLVKLKNHIDDNYKVEGDLRRSIQADIRRKVEIGCYQGLRHRRGLPVHGQRTKTNARTRKGPKRTVAGKKKA, via the coding sequence ATGGCACGTCTTTCAGGCGTTGACCTCCCGCGCGACAAGCGCGTCGAGGTTGCGCTCACATACATTTTCGGCATTGGCCGCACCCGTGCCCGGGAGTCGCTCGAAGCAACAGGAGTGAACCCGGATACGCGCGTGCGTGATCTGACAGAAGAAGATCTGGTCAAGCTCAAGAACCATATCGATGACAACTACAAGGTAGAAGGCGATCTGCGCCGCTCAATTCAGGCTGATATTCGCCGCAAGGTTGAGATCGGCTGCTACCAGGGCTTGCGCCACCGCAGGGGCCTGCCAGTGCACGGCCAGCGCACAAAGACGAACGCGCGCACCCGTAAGGGTCCGAAGCGCACTGTCGCAGGTAAGAAGAAGGCCTAG